The following coding sequences lie in one Rickettsiella endosymbiont of Rhagonycha lignosa genomic window:
- a CDS encoding response regulator has product MDIGLPDMDGIALTHRIRLQQWQRTDTTPIIGLTAHIDLENRQCCLDAGMNTVITKPLKKETALELLRTFVPDACINQVSSLTDIRPVTGPVLDVEAMKAVLKNEELIKDCIQLMVIGLKKDLVELSRLHQSANWQAIREIAHKRQGGASYCGAKRLEQACKQIDDYLRENGPKGQTNALYRQLIQEMEDAKTVCEDYIK; this is encoded by the coding sequence ATGGATATTGGGTTGCCCGATATGGATGGCATTGCGTTAACACACCGTATCCGTCTACAGCAGTGGCAACGAACTGACACAACGCCTATCATTGGTTTAACGGCTCACATTGATCTTGAAAATAGACAGTGTTGTTTAGATGCGGGTATGAATACCGTTATAACAAAACCTTTAAAAAAAGAAACCGCCTTAGAATTATTGAGGACTTTTGTGCCAGATGCATGCATAAATCAAGTTTCTTCTCTTACTGATATTAGGCCAGTTACCGGACCGGTATTAGATGTCGAAGCAATGAAAGCCGTATTAAAAAATGAGGAATTGATTAAGGACTGTATTCAATTAATGGTAATTGGATTAAAAAAAGATCTTGTTGAATTGTCTCGATTACATCAATCTGCTAACTGGCAAGCCATACGTGAGATTGCACATAAAAGGCAAGGAGGAGCTAGCTATTGCGGAGCTAAACGTTTGGAACAAGCTTGTAAGCAGATTGATGATTATTTACGCGAAAATGGTCCTAAGGGACAAACTAATGCGCTTTATCGTCAATTGATTCAAGAAATGGAAGATGCAAAAACAGTGTGTGAAGATTATATTAAATAA
- a CDS encoding Dabb family protein — protein MNYHFIKLFSLKECSKSAITQFDDFLKSKELNKITHLIEHGPYQSAEGRNKGYNYILKISVDGNPAKFKSETEKEYLEFLEQLKPFLNEEKEVFSIEYEPSTQLTNQSVHSQSPINHVVFLPFKETCKNVEINKSFELLTNLFNKLPGMSSFSYGKCQASISDKKYVFEMNFSDETNRDNYLTDKQHVEVAHRIIPLLEKGADSIIAFDYFTSKTPKKLFTLSNSSFFTLKPEDNITENNPVQKPAMN, from the coding sequence ATGAATTATCATTTTATTAAACTTTTTTCATTAAAAGAATGCTCAAAATCTGCTATTACCCAATTTGATGATTTTTTAAAATCTAAAGAATTAAATAAGATCACCCATCTAATTGAACATGGTCCTTACCAAAGTGCCGAAGGACGAAATAAAGGTTATAATTACATTTTGAAGATCTCTGTGGATGGCAACCCTGCTAAATTCAAATCAGAAACAGAGAAGGAATATCTCGAATTTTTAGAGCAATTAAAACCTTTCCTCAATGAAGAAAAAGAAGTTTTTTCTATAGAGTATGAACCCTCTACTCAGCTTACTAATCAATCGGTTCATTCTCAATCTCCGATAAACCATGTAGTCTTCTTACCATTTAAAGAAACCTGCAAAAACGTAGAAATTAATAAGTCATTTGAATTATTAACAAATCTATTTAACAAGCTTCCTGGAATGTCCTCTTTTTCTTATGGAAAATGCCAAGCCTCTATTTCTGATAAAAAATATGTTTTTGAAATGAATTTTTCAGATGAAACCAATCGTGATAATTATTTAACGGATAAACAACATGTAGAAGTTGCCCATCGTATTATTCCGTTATTGGAAAAAGGAGCAGATTCAATTATTGCCTTTGACTACTTTACTTCTAAGACCCCAAAAAAATTGTTCACGTTATCTAATAGCTCATTTTTTACTCTTAAGCCAGAAGATAATATAACTGAGAACAATCCAGTACAAAAACCTGCGATGAATTAA
- a CDS encoding YwqJ-related putative deaminase, with product MKSQKKRSLNALDLAGDKCDDLKIVQCLFKKFPIVRVAYKMLEDSTNQLLKKGKEEREAMGNQKLSDRTLQTALRTMKFSPAFYKAASAYSTSVNVMESNKINSLFNNIDGGEINSFPGVGNVSVRTYLIVNLDAFLNAVDEKYKKYGEAGLHPIIRSRITHHLKKNNYTIPRSAGIPGLHAEIVALNDQLWQHHDHFPSVAKKIKNTSLFFRTMNNTIIMTKRLYKTKGGREGDDFKACFNCSGILTFPVNILTGIAYVEETERAYRRKSI from the coding sequence ATGAAAAGTCAAAAAAAAAGAAGTTTAAATGCCTTAGATCTTGCTGGCGATAAATGTGATGATTTAAAGATAGTACAGTGTTTATTTAAAAAATTCCCTATCGTTCGAGTCGCCTATAAAATGCTGGAGGATTCGACGAATCAACTATTAAAAAAGGGAAAAGAAGAAAGAGAGGCAATGGGGAATCAGAAGTTAAGTGATCGTACATTACAAACAGCATTAAGGACGATGAAATTCTCTCCGGCATTTTATAAAGCTGCAAGCGCATACTCTACAAGTGTAAATGTAATGGAGTCCAATAAAATTAATTCGCTCTTTAACAATATAGATGGAGGGGAAATAAATTCATTTCCAGGAGTAGGTAATGTTAGCGTAAGAACGTACTTAATAGTTAACCTGGATGCATTTTTAAATGCAGTGGATGAAAAGTATAAAAAGTATGGGGAGGCAGGACTACATCCTATCATACGAAGCCGAATTACGCATCATCTCAAAAAAAATAATTACACTATACCAAGATCTGCGGGAATCCCTGGGTTGCATGCCGAAATAGTCGCACTTAATGATCAACTTTGGCAACATCATGATCATTTTCCTAGTGTAGCTAAAAAAATCAAGAATACATCGTTATTTTTCAGGACAATGAATAATACTATTATAATGACTAAAAGACTTTATAAAACCAAAGGTGGAAGAGAAGGAGATGATTTTAAGGCTTGTTTTAATTGTTCAGGAATATTAACTTTTCCTGTTAATATACTAACAGGAATTGCTTACGTTGAAGAAACTGAAAGGGCTTACCGTCGAAAATCTATTTAG